One Arachis hypogaea cultivar Tifrunner chromosome 18, arahy.Tifrunner.gnm2.J5K5, whole genome shotgun sequence genomic window, ggaaaaatatatttaaatggaTGCACTAAGTTGAAAACATTTTCCATTTCCATACCTGGATGTATTTCATTGCGTCTTTCTCAAAAGTCTCATAGGTCTGAGCCTCTAAATTATCCATCAGAGGCTGCAAAAAAattggttaaaaaaaattaaatccatTATCAGAGAAGGTGCGGAGGAACCTTGCAGCAATAATAAGAAACTTAGTAAAATAATTGAGCAGCAAGAAATAGCATGAATAATACTTACTTGCAAAGGTGACTGTAAAAAATCCCTGTAACCAAGCTGGCATAAGATGCTGAGAGGGTCAAGCGAAAGATAATAGCATATAATGCAATGCCTATCCCTTCAAAACATGTAAAAGTAGATACCTCAAAACGTTCTTGCTCAGGCAGGGGGTCCATCTTTTGGTACAGATATCCAACATAGTCTAGATATGGCCGCAAGGCATGTCTTTGCAAACCTGTAGTTCAACCCCACAAAAAAATGAGTATAAATCTCAAAAGGTAAACTTCAGGCCAAAAACCAGGGATACAAAAGTTGTGAAAACAGCACAGCACAAGATTACAACTTTTCCTTTATATACATACAAGCATTAGAAGCACACACAGAAACAGGAAGACAAGGGATGTAAGAGTACAACATATATAAATGATAGCTCTCTTGAAGCCTAACTGCTAAACTAACAGTCGGAAAAGTCaattaaaagaacaagagagaaaagcTGCTCAGAAGCAATATAAGTAGTTAAACATCTACAAATTTTATTAACAGGAAAAGTAAAATGCAATTATATCTTGAAAaatagcatgtgcataaaaaatAAAGGAACTTACCTTCATCAGAATGATTCTGAGAAGCATCTGCAGCTACATTTGCTTGTGGGTGAACTGATTTTCCAGATATGATGATCTAGACAGATGTACAAAATCGGTATATTTAAAAGGAAACTAATATTCAAATTTACGAAATTGTGAACATGTGATCAACTGAGCAGCAATACAGGTTCTAAGACTTAATTTCCAGTTAATTCATATTTATCGAAAACCAATATTCAGATTTGAATGGTTTACCTGTATAGAATGGTTAAAAAAACCAGTAACTAATCTCTGATGGCGTTTTGAGAGACAGGGATAACCACGGGCATTAGTTAAAAAGGCCTGAAAAAACAGGTAAATCCATTATGCATTTAGACAAGAATGAGCAAAACCAAACTTGATGCTTGAATTATCCGTTAAAAGCCAGAAAATGTCCCTACCTCAGTATTTATTATAGCAGCTCTAACAGACTCCCCAAACCAACGTCCCAGTGAATTTGCTGAAGGCAGAGTACCTCTGATGAACAAGAACAATCATACATTCAGCATATAAATAATGCATAAGTGCAATTctaaagtaaaaaatataatgaATCAAAGGAATGCAGTTTAGAATACTCACAGAATATCCAGTGCAACTGACAATAGACTATGATGCTCACATAGTAGACGAAATGAATTCCAGGTCTCCCAGGAGTCAACCTAAAGAAAATCAAGATTATCGGGCCCTAAAATTAAATTTGCCATAATAAATATCATCACTACGTAAAGCTTATATGCACATTGAAACAAAAGGAGTACATGGTACAATATATGACTTCAAACCCAGCCACACATTGATGAACATGAGACCTTCACAGCATCATTTAATCATATTACTCACCAAAGTATCATTCTTTCCATCGGCAGAGTCATCGTCAGGCTTCACCAACGGAATCCTAAGCCACAACTGTATTACAAAAAAGAAAGAACTGAAAAAAATGTGAGAATggtaaaaaattaacataaagaaGAGTAAGGCTAATGAATTGGACATAGAGCTTGAACTTAGAATAGCACCTGCATATTGCTTAGGCCCTGTAAAATTTGATTTACACACCTAGCATAATTGCCACAAGATGTTCCCTTTGGGGCTGGAAGTAAGCAAGCCTgcacaacattaaaaaaataataataaataataaatcattttttgGCAACTAGAAGCCTAAGTGTGACAAAACATCATGAGATGCAGATAActtcaaaactaaaattaaaatcagATAGAATcccctgctacacatacaaggtAACTTCTTTGTTGTTTTAAGCACACCAGGAGAAGTGCCAAAGTTAACAGTCCCAGTATAGGGTACTTCACCATAAtatctaaataaaaatatataataaataactgGCCAGTCTGATTTATAGTATACTAAATCCAGTGTCCAATAAATATGTTGAAAAGAGAaatgaatatttaattttaataattcaaGCATAATAATAAGTTTTGAATTGATTCAACATCAAGGAACACAATTACacacaaatttcaaatttcttgCAATACGGATGCACCAAAGCATACTTGTAAAGAGAGATGAGAAGCCCAAGCTATTTCTTGCTTGAGAGTGGTCTCAGAATCCATCCTAATGGTTTCATCTTCTGAATCCAAATCTATCCACGAGCTAATTTTTCCTGAAAATTTGCAATTACATATTGAGAAGCTTCATGAGTCGTGAATCCAACAGTTTAGAAGCTtcattaccaaaataaatatataaatagctTATTTACTAtgcataaaataatatttaatatagaaTAACACACACAAAAACCTAATAATTGCAACAAACATTACtaaaaattatatcataaaatattaataagtGTGAGTTGTACCagtctaaaaattaaaagaaatataagCCATAATCCAATCAGATTTTAAACACCACAGACCAATTCAAACAGCTTTCCAAACCACTTGTAAGGATAAGGAATGCCTGTAAGAATAAATAGAACTCATACCAACAACATGACTGCTCCACTGGGATGGACTCATGACCAGGTCTGACCCAGCAAATGGTAGAACACCAGACCCTGCACTACCCTTTTGAACTAAACTTGGCCGATAAGCAGGATCCATCTGAATTGCACCATTAAAATCATATAAGTCCAAAGCACACTAAGAAACTAGATGTGTCAGCAccagaacacaaattatataataaaaatccaTCAATTAAAAATTAGACTTTACAGACTCCATTTGTCATTTGcaagataaatatcaatttagcagataaaaacaaacaaatgaaGCTTCAATGGAAGGGAAGGATTTCATCAGAGAGCTTTATTACATACTTAAATATTATGTGTCTCTAATGTAGTCTAACAAGCTCTTCAAGCGAAACCAAGTTGAAACGGCTTCCAAAATAAACCATTAGACAAAGTTTCTTTTGGTAAGCATACTGACCAGTCACATATGAAATGGCAGCATCAAGCCGCTATATAACTGGCTAATTGGCTACCGTAGGAAACACATCCAACACAATGCAAGTCCACTACTAGTCTTCGAAAAGCTTAAGACACTAATCGTTTTCTTCGAGTAACTCATATAACTAGGAAATCAATGAACTGAACATAGTTTCATGAAACCATTGCTTAATCAGCTTTCAATTACAATATCAGCTAAGATTCTTAATCAACTAAGTTTGGCAACAAATTTTTCAACCACGCCAACCATTTCTTCGCGTTTATAAAATCGTATTGGTAAAATGTAGCTCAAGAAACCCATTCAATGAAACTCCAGAAGCTTCCAATAGAACAAGCAATGTTTCATCGTAAAAGGCCCCACTGAACAATATTTCACTATAGGTGAGCTTACTGACCAATCACACACAGAAAATGCGCGCAACTAAAAGTTGCACAGTGTGAGTGGCTAATTGGCCACCGTAAAAACCTAACCAATTCAAAAATGCACCCTAAAACTAAGTTAGTTGGAGTTAGttacagttagttagttagttaggagACGAACCAGAGGGGCAATAACGAAATCGAAGCCACCGGACGAGAGATTGAAAGCGAGGACGTGTGGCATGTCATCGTTGAAGTCCGTTTCGACGCCACAATAGCGTGACTCGCTCTTGTCACCTTGCCTTTCTCCGAGAGGCATTTTCGCTGAGCTACCTTTGCTTGGTTTCAGAGAGAGAAATGTGTGTATGAGAATAGCTGTTTCAGAAGAATGAGTAATACTATTTCTGAGCAACAGTGAAGAGCTATGAAGGAAGAATCATTGTTGAGTCAAGGAAGAAGGGGTTTTGGTAGGGTTTTTGTAGGAAGCTGAAAATGAGCGAAAGCACCACCATCAATGCCAACGCCCCATTAGGGTTCTGATTCCTGGTTTGGGCTTTGGGCTTCACTCGTGTGGGCTAATGAACTTTTCctttgctattttttaatttatggaCAAACTATCAAAAATACACTTTAATAATTTTGTCACAAATAgaaatgtatttaaattttgttattaataaaaatatttttaattaatttaaaaatttgacagaaatattctaaaaaaatattatcttttttttaagtaaaaaataatttttatatgtaaCAAACTGTTTATgtatttgattcaaaattttatagaaatatttagataattatttaaaaaatatacacaaaaattgaataaaaaattaaaatttcaatatttttttattttttaaaagtattattggttgttgacaaaaaaatcacaaaatatatatatagcaaaaaattactaaattttaaggataaaaatatctcatttttctaatcatactTGTAAAAAAAATcgcatcaaaatttaatttctaaagtattttttgagaatacatatttaatgttggacATTTTTGTcgcgttttaaaattatttgagggCATTTTTTTCGATAACAAAATTCGAGTGCATTTTTTGTGATTTACCCTATTTTCTAATTGGTGatgctaaaatatttttatagccAAGTTCAACCAAATTAacacaagtttaacaaaaaaatatgcacacatgttatcattttttcttttttgtacttTTTCAGCACATATTTTtggttgaaaaatacaaaaacttatTGATATAGTATATAACACGTAAACTTTTTTTACATAACTAAAAATGtatcaatataaaaattttacatataatacaaaatttttacCTATAATACAGACATTTTTGCACATAGTATATAAATCTTTGCCACGAATATAATTTGTTGATATTTATCATGCGCTTCTGCTCATGTAATTTTAAGTTATTCTtcctaaaatatatttatttggtTGAATTTTATGTTAATACTTAGTTTATCATGTCCTTCTTCTATGAACTTCTCTAAAGTGATTTGACAAAAAATTACATCTGATTATATTTGTTAAAGAATGAATATAAAGTATAAAAATCAATGTCAAACAGTAGAATTATATGTCAAAgatgtaaaaaattatatttttagtaaaatcgTAGAAGTAAAATCTATAATTTCACAAGTCGATGTCAATCTGTATTGTAAACAGTGTTTAACGAATTAAGATGGAATATATGAACAAtgagttgaaaaaaaattaaaatgctcttggtttgcgtttttattttctgtttttattttttgtaattttttttattttgtaaaaaaaagtaaaaacggTGAGAACAATAAAatcttgttttctattttcaccttttatttttatttttatttttataaatctaaaaaacaaaaaatattaaaaataaaaataaaaaataataacgcAAATCAAACATCCTCTTAGTTTTGagttgttttcaactattttaaagatttattttttattcttattgctTGTTtcctaaattataataaaataacactaaaattcTATCAAGCGGTGAAAATGCATATAAATGGTGATGATAATAGTGATAGCAGGCATGAGAATTTTCATAACAGGTATTTTGGGATATAATTTTTTGATCTCTAATGTTCTTAAATTAAATGTGCTATCAGTTGTTGGAAAAACTATACATCCATCCTAAAAAAtagaaagacaataaaaaaaagaCAGCTTATTTCTCAGACAGCTTAATTTGCATGGACCAATATCGACCCCAAGCAGATTTGTGTATATTGATCTCACAAAATTTTTTCATAGGTTCCATAAActacaaaaatttcaaaaaacaaatAAGAATGATCTCATGCAATATAGTGTACGCATAAAGAGGAGTCTGGAATGTCATAATTGGatataattttaattcaattctacTTGAAAATAGGAACCTAAGATTACTTCTGTAATTAGTTAAACTTTTATTAGTTTGCAACAAATTAAGAAATTATGTAACTGATTTAAATTAAgagaaaattttactttttttttttaatagatgtTGAAAtaacacttttattttttttatttgtaaaatatattctcttcttttttataatatttaaaaattcttttttctaattttaaaaaataaataaataaaattaaattatatcgtaACATATTTTAGGTACACTGGGCTGAATTTTCTTTTTGACTTTATTCGTTGATATAGATGTAACATATCTAATATCTTGAGTGTTCTATGTGTAATTATTTTTTGGTGAATGCTATGGTGCCTATCACTTTATACTTAAGTtactaaaaaaaagtaaataaataatatttaataaattttacatgatttattttttattttaaatattttattttttactttaaaaaaaaagttggacAATTTAAACACCATAACAAAGACACTATAGAACTCACCTTATTTTTTACTCTATTTACTCAAGATGTACAATGAACTAATGACCCTGTAAACTGTGAAAGTTTTGTTTTaggtaacaaaaaaaataacttgACGAGGATTTGGTGAGAAAGAATATTGCGATTTTTTGGGGCTTCTCAGATGAATTCTGATTTATTAGAATGATGAATTTACTTTACATTGGACACAAATTTTTTTGCTATCCAatccctctaaaataacatgtaagttacccttcatTATGTGTCACATTGTAATTGGTCATTGTCTTAACTATAGTtggattattttataatttattattcttaaaatatcaaaGCTCTACTCCCGTTAATTGAAGCACATTCtactcctccattttttttcatcacttcatcacctagAGTCGGTCCTTCCAAGCACCGTCGCGTTCGTGACAAGAAGCGCTAACATCATCGCCATCTACTGCCCTCCCACACAACCTCTCTTTCTTTGGTGCATAATCCCTTAGTCACGTCGTTGAATTCCGTCGCCCATAACTTGTCCTTTCCAACATAGCCAGCGCCTCTTTTTGCCATGGATCACTACTTATCcatataattaatggttaattttggttattaaattttttattaaaaaaacatatatttatttaattacgtgatggaacatatatttatatgtaaaatataatataataaaataaatctattcaaagtatttaaaagtataattaaaattatgaacatacaaatataataataaaatttgtactccaaacaaataaacatatttttttatcatacatatattatttaaaaaataaatatattattaaaattaataacagaaatttaaaatgataaaatttaacttttttacagtattttttataatatttttatttttttaatttttaatttattagtactttattatttaattaataattaaacaaattattttaatgaaaaattattttttgtattatattagagaagagaccaatatagcagtttaaaaaataaattgtataaatatttaagagataaatatgaaatacatacctaaaataaataaaacagacaaaatAAGAGTACTCTTGAGAAATGGAgaattatttttatctattttatttattttaggcatgtatttcatatttatctcttaaataatatctatctatataatttacttttgtatttaaaaattttaatattatctattttttatttaaaaatcatttttacattattttttaaactgttatattggtctcttctttaagataatacaaaaaataatttattatgaagataatttatttaatcattaattaaataataaagtatgaataaattaaaaattaaaagaataaaaatactataaaaaatacttgtaagaaagttagattttatcattttaaacttgtgttattaattttaacaatttattattttttaaaataatttatgtacgataaaaaatatgtttcgcaacctcttaattgagtatgaggagactatgccatttgagctattagggctttttaaaatttggaatgataggagactcgaacccgtaacctcttagttgagtatggggagtctatgccatttgagctattacttatTGGcgattttaattatatctttaagtactctaaatagagttattatattatattttacatatgaatatatgttttatcgtgtaattaaataaagatttgttttaataaaaaaatttaatagccaaactaaacattacttaggtatgtattttatatttatctcttaaatatttatacaatttattttttaaactgttatattggtctcttctctaatataatataaaaaataatttttcatacaaataatttgtttaattattaattaaataataaagtactaataaattaaaaattaaaaaataaaaatactataaaaaaatacggtaaaaaagttaaattttatcattttaaatttctgttattaattttaataatatatttatttttaaataatatatgtatgataaaaaaaatatgtttatttgtttggagtacaaattttattattatatttgtatgttcatgattttaattatacttttaaatactttgaatagatttattttattatattatattttacatataaatatatgttccatcacgtaattaaataaagatatgtttttttaataaaaaaatttaataaccaaattaaccattaattatgtgaGTAAGTAGTGATCTACGGTAAAAAGAGGAGCTGGCTATACTGGAAAGAGAGGTTGACGCTTCTTGTCACGAACGCGACGGTGCTTGAAAGGACCAAATCTAGGTGATGAAGTGATAAACAAAGAATGGAGGAGTGGAATGTGTTTCAATTAACGGACGTAGAGCtttgatattttaagaataataaattataaaataacccaactatggttaagataagggaccaattacaatatgacacataatgaagggtaacttacatgttattttagagagaTTGGGTAGCATTCACcaactttttttatttacaaGTTAGAATAATCTTAACTCATAGCTAATTATCAGCACTTTATCACTAACGATCTATAATGTACTACTAAGCTAAGTtttctaactaattaactaattcaAGTGATTTAATTTGTTAACTAAATTTTGTTATAACACTACTATTCTctaacatagaaacataaatatattaaagtaatatgcatattagtaaataaaatatttattttatttataaataaaaaataccacctcattttatcttttttaactcatttttagttattttttaatttttaaataaataatgttttGAAGTATTTATCTttcttataatatataaatatatatatatatatatatatatatatggatttgttactcttttattttattttattttttaccaaaaatagaaaaattcaaacCTGCAATCTCTTaaatagatataaaaaaaatatatcatttgaATCATAACTCATTGGCTTATTactcttttaaatattaaaaaaataattaaaaaagagatTAAAACTTCTAAATACTAGCTAACAAAATagagtttgtataaaattaattttacaaacttgattttaaacttaaatttttatatcattcaattatattattttaatactcTCTGACTATAATTtcttttgaaaagaatttaaaatcaTGTGTTGAAATTTAGTACTCAtttgattataattttttagtactcTTCTTTAATACtgtttttgtatttaattatatttttctaatgaaattaatattataaaaattaacaatagtaaataaaatatatactaatttaagaacacaataaaaaatatacaaaatcaaataaaaaataaaattctataaaaaaaattatgtattaataaaaataattaaaaaaatttaaatgaacaATGAGTACTaaaatttctattaaaaaaatacaataatatacatcaatgaacataaaaaaattctaaacaaaaatatttatactattaaaaaaaacaaataaaaaattaataaaaaatcaaaacttaacaatgagtactaataataatattaaaaaaatatttatttgtaaaatataaccataaaaaattcaaaaactctaataattatttttttatctcttaTTAATAATGAGATTAAATagtaaaattggtaaaaaaaataaattcttcaattaAAAATTACAGCATTAAAAAATATAACGCGTTTTTTATGCTTCTAATCCATTTGCTAAACTCACACAAAATCTTTCACCAAGATTCACGTAATCACCATTtgcaaatccttattttttttaaattcaaaatttaaaattattagaaattaattaaactaattatcatctGATTTTAATTTCCTGCTTGGGGAAACAAAAGTTGAAAAATCTGCATCGTCACATTAAAGTACCTAAATCTGCATACATATACAGATATAATTCTTCCTCTATCACCATTAACATGCACCTAAGCAGTTGAGGAGAGTTCCCCTCCCTTATCTTCTTCATCCAAGAAATCTTCACGAGCGTTGCCAGCTAGCATAAGGGCAATCAGCCAAAAGAGAGAAGAATCAAGCGATAGAAATGCACCGCCTCCAAGGAGACCGGTTTTAGCAGTCGGACAAGTGTAGGAGAGATCATTGTGTACGTTTCGCTGAAGGTGCATCTGTTCAGTGATCGTCGGCCATAACAACATAGCTGCAGCTAGTCCAGTCGTGAACCTATATATGTATACAcaacattttttagaaaaaaaaaaagaaaatctgtTCATCTCATTTATGTTAAAAACATTTATATAAGTGGAAATAATGTGGATGGATAAATTCATTCATACAAATAGAATAACTCAAGCTTTCCCATAAATTCGGATGATAAATGAGTGATGATAAATGAGTTTGATATATAAAATTACAGTGTAGCCAtgaaaatttcaacttcaaatttcTTTTCTTATGACATTCCCCTCAACCAAACATACCCTTATCTTATCAAGGAGAACAAGAAAAAGGAAAGTAAGCACATGAAAATTGCATCATAGGAACTAACGGAGAAAAAACAAAGTATAAGGAAACAGCACTTACACTGCAATGTTGAAAAATACCAAGAAGCTAGTGCTCTTAAATAGAACACCTTGTGGAACAGACTTTCCCTTGTAAGGATAGAAGAGTGACATGAATCCGGCCACATTGGATACAATGAAAAATGCAAAGGAAAGGTAGCCCAATGCGACTGTTGGATCAGCTGGGAACTTGCAGGTGACAACACCCTTGCCAGGTACCGGGGTTCCAGCTGCAGGctgcaacaaaaaaaattaaaacacaaaacaaatttTAGAGGCTATAAAAG contains:
- the LOC112771657 gene encoding protein arginine N-methyltransferase 1.5, with the translated sequence MPLGERQGDKSESRYCGVETDFNDDMPHVLAFNLSSGGFDFVIAPLMDPAYRPSLVQKGSAGSGVLPFAGSDLVMSPSQWSSHVVGKISSWIDLDSEDETIRMDSETTLKQEIAWASHLSLQACLLPAPKGTSCGNYARCVNQILQGLSNMQLWLRIPLVKPDDDSADGKNDTLVDSWETWNSFRLLCEHHSLLSVALDILGTLPSANSLGRWFGESVRAAIINTEAFLTNARGYPCLSKRHQRLVTGFFNHSIQIIISGKSVHPQANVAADASQNHSDEGLQRHALRPYLDYVGYLYQKMDPLPEQERFELGYRDFLQSPLQPLMDNLEAQTYETFEKDAMKYIQYQRAVSKALLDRVPDEEAFTKTTVLMVVGAGRGPLVRASLQAAEETGRKLKVFAVEKNPNAVVTLHALVKLEGWEDSVTIVSSDMRHWNAPEKADILVSELLGSFGDNELSPECLDGAQRFLKEDGISIPSSYTSFLQPVTASKLHNDIKAHKDLVHFETAYVVKIHNVARLAPTQPVFTFTHPKLSDKESNQRYKKLQFVIPNDTGSAMVHGFAGYFDATLYKDVHLGIEPSTATPNMFSWFAIFFPLRTPICLSPGSNLDVHFWRCCGPTKVWYEWSVTSPTSSPIHNTNGRSYWVGL
- the LOC112771163 gene encoding uncharacterized protein translates to MAVTVKTMALVISFFGVVSFILGVIAENKKPAAGTPVPGKGVVTCKFPADPTVALGYLSFAFFIVSNVAGFMSLFYPYKGKSVPQGVLFKSTSFLVFFNIAVFTTGLAAAMLLWPTITEQMHLQRNVHNDLSYTCPTAKTGLLGGGAFLSLDSSLFWLIALMLAGNAREDFLDEEDKGGELSSTA